TTAAAGTAACCTGCTTGACCACCTCTGGAGGAAAGTATTTCTGCTCCAAGCATTTCCTTCTGCAACATGCTGCCAGAAAACCCAACCACATTCTCCTTATGAACaattgttaaaaagaaaatgtataaatgtacctgcaaacataaaatTCATGCATGATTGTGACGTTAAGGTCTTGACCTGCAGTTGCTGCTGGAGGACTGGTCAAGACAGAGAACTTCCGCTTGCCAGGATAATGTGGTGGAGCTGAGCAACTTCTCTTTGTCCTCAGTTTAGAAACATAATGGGTACACTCATTATCCATATGCTCAAGTTCGTAATACTGAGACATTGGttctttttgtttgtgttcAGCATGAGCGGAGCTATATCTATCACCCTTATCCTCACCATTATGGTTTAGTGTCCTATCCCTTGTCTTGTTAACAGAGTAATACTTTTCAGAAGAAGCATTCTTGCCAGAAATCAATGCACTTCCCCTGAAACTTTCAATGTTGGGCCCAACATCAAACCAGCTCCAAAACTCTAAATCTGCACTTTTACTACTTGAGTTGGGTAACCAATCTTCATTGAAACTATTTTCCGCTAGTTTGTGAGTGCCAATTGTGCCAATTGCATGTTTTGTTTCATTAAAACTCCTACACATGAAAGATCTATGCCCATATTCATCATGTAGATGGTAATTTTTTGTGTTCAATTCCACATTATCAGAACATAAAGAACTATGATAATGTTTCACTTCAATAGTCTCATACAAGCCGTCTAAATCATTGACATGCTGAGATGATGCATCAGGCGATTCCAGGCTATAAGTTTGTTTTCTGGAGTGTCTTTCTCTGCGTGGATAAGAAAAATCATCTCGAAACATTCTCAAACTTTTAGTTGTCTGATCATCCTTTGTCATGTTGAATGATAGCAGATGAGATGAGTTCTGCCCTTGCAATTTTTTGTTCCCAAAGAAATCAAGATTTCCAACACAAGACTCAAGATGTGCATAATCATTTACTTCAGAAAATGAAGGCCATTCCATTTCAGTTCTGGAACCATCAAACTGTCCCTCAAATTTCCTGTGACTTGAAGACGTCCGTGATTTGTTTGGCATATCCTCGAGACATGTGGAGGCTGCTGGAATAGCTCGTTTCAGTCTCTTGTTCTGGTTTGATTGCAAGGCGAATTTTCCGTTCACTTTTTCATAATCAGATTGCTCATGTCTTGATGCCTTACGTCTTCGTCTCATACTATCACTATCTGAATCAACATGTGATGAACATTCTGTCCATTTTAATCTTGATATATGGTGTTTCTCAATGCTCTCATCTGCCCATTCCAGAGGAGATTCCATCATCAATGACGCATTAGAACTCTCACATGACAAGATAATATCATTTTgccatatattttgaatttgCAATCCATGATCTGCATCACCAGCACCATACCCTCCAGAAATCATATTTTTAGATGTGTGAGAACTTGTGCCTGTAATCACTTTCTGTCCTGGAGGATTCATCAAAACTCTCTCATGGAATGATGGACTTAATATAGATGTGGACACGAAGTCATTGAGAGGGCTAAGATAAGACTCTGGTTCATTATGGTGGTAAACCTTGTACCTTTTTGCCATGGCAGTGGGGTTCTCTGATGCCTCTGCAATTCACCCATATCATACAAGcttgaaaaaatttctagaCCACATAATCGATAATATTTGTTATCTATTTGCTTTGTGCACACGCATGCATACAAGCTCCCAAGGTTTGTGTAGATAATATGTATCAGGACACAAAAAATCAAGacactacagaaaaaaaaagatcgtACCTTCTGAGGTGTTCATAACACCATTATTTTCCTCCAAGTTTGCCTTGCTAAGAGATGTGTCATCCTTATGAACAGAGGATTCTCCTGATAGATGCAAACAAAATGTCGAAGAAGTATCACTAAACATTTGTATATTCGTTGTTGAGTTCCCCATATGTTGAAATATTTCCAAACCTTGTAGAAGATGTTCCGTCGATTGCCCCCAAAAGTGCCTCAAAGCAGCCTCAGTAAAGGATCGAATAGAAGCCCAGTCCTGAAAGCAACAATTACTTGAAAACAGTCAATAATGAAAAATGCACATTcagcaataaaatataaaatagtcCAACCAAAAAATTGACACCTGGTAACCATGCATTCAaacaataaacataaaaaacaaacagCTCTGTCAATTACACCACAAAACTAATCTTCCATAATATAGAACAGAAAAGCCGAAGTACACTCCATGATTACCAAGTCTACCTAAGAACTGCATAACACATGGTGAGGGCAATAATGACTAGCTTGTTGAAACCATAGGAACGTCTGTGTCTGCTGCCATGTTCCTCTTTTATTCTTTCCTGCAGTCCTTTCCTAAACCATGAGCAGAAACGATTTTGGGgattaagaaacaaaattatttcCGGTATTGCTCCTCATTGTTTGGGAACTAATTGACAAAACCTGGATGAAAACATAAgggggaaaaaataatattattcaTGCATCCAATCTCGCTTTGCTTTGCTCTTGTAGGCAGAGTGTACACTCTACGCTCGTAGTGTAGTCTACTCGCAAGCCAACGTCATGTCACGAGCAAATTTCAAAGTCAAGGTCCACGTACATGTTATTCAAAGTTGCGAAAGGTATTAGATAGTTAATCCTATTTCCTGAAATAAATAGaagaattcatattcaaatatgaaatggTAACACTATCGATTGGGCTTTTGAACTATCCCACATGAATACTCCCTTTTAAACTCCTGTACCATCCCTTGTATAGAAATTATATAGCAAACTTAATAAAAGTAGTCCTGTCTCAAATCCTCATCCACTTGGCTTAAAATATGCAAGCTTAACTGTTCACAGCATGACGTTCTCATTTTTACTTAAGAACGCATTTAACtttgtgaaaacaaattggaCAAATTTACAAAGAAATGCATTGATAGCCATGTGGTCAGCGCGTATAAATAGATGGCTGATATGTTCAAGGATCCAGCATAGAACAAATAAAATCTCCTCCAGAAATACAAAACTCACCTTAAATTTCAAAACTGCCTTTGACGATTCATAAGAAATCATGTAGCACGATATTGGGCAACATAGATTTAGAACATATGCTGGATATGTTTGTTGAAAGGGAAAGGGTTGCTTCGTTCTATTTCCGCatctaaatttatttttccaatttaaCTGGAAATAAGCTGTCAGGTTATTGAGAAGATGATGAATCAGACCCTTGCTGACAAACCGTGTATTGATGTCTTCCTCAAGTAAAGGATAGGCCAGATGAGTAGAATCAATGACACCATCAACTAGACAGAGAAAGACAATGGATACAGAAAAATTGGAAAGCCTGCAAAAAAGCTGTCACTAGCTTAGCAAGGAAACCTGCCAGGGTTTAGAAGGAAAACTAAAAACTTTTTCACCATttgcaaaaaaactttttcaccATTTGCAAAAGCAttttgcaattaggatttaccTTTGTTGAGAAACCAAGATTCGGACTGGAAAGATACCCCAGAAGCTTCAATTCCCCTTTGGAGAAATCAACCATGTTTAAAGTAGAAGAAACATCTGAACCAAAGTATGCAGTGACTAGTGGTAGGGGCGATCGAGAAGGGTGAATTGACAGTAACTCATTCTCACTGCAACATATTGatagaaaaattataaaatgttcACCATACCATGTAACGCATAAGCAAAAGTTACCTGCCAATGTCAACCACTTTAAAGGCAACCCATGGCTGAACAAGTGCGACATGAAGCACACATCTCTTGATCAAGTTGAGAACCTTCTTAGATCTTCCATGTAAGATCCACATGTGAAACAGTACAAGTTGTGACTTGTTAAAACTATAATACAATAAGCAGTGTACAACACAATACAGTATTTTGCACAACCATATGCTTAACCAAATGAGCAGAAGCCCAAATAGCAACCCAGAACTGTAAGACTCATGGATACCTGGTCAACAAGTATTTCCTTCGAACTGGTTGCTTGCGATATATCTCATGACATATAACTACATAATGACAGCAGTTGTCAATGAGGATACCAGAAATAACACACAAAATCTAAAACACAAAAATTCTATGGTTACACATGGTGATTACTTTACCTACTACATTGCTTCCTAGAGTCCTCAATTCATATGTTCATGTTTGTGCCTGGGAGGGAAACCATATAGATATCATCTTATAGATCTCTATATGAATTTCACTGCATTTAGTTGACACGTCACCTAAAGTGTCATGCATCTCTTAACACATGCAACATGACTGCCACAGCAGTTTGGAAAACATTGGGTTTGGGGCTGTGCAAAATGCATATATCATGGAAAAAACATTTACACTTGAGGGTCTATCAAGTATGATTTCAACCCAAATCACTACGTCTTCACAAAGCATCTCCAGGGCCCATATGACCAGTGGTAGGCCTGGCAAGGTATTAACCATAATAGGAACAACATAGATGAAGTTCACCTGTTTCGACTTATCAAAACGCTCCATGATAGTCTATACCTTTCTATGGTCCTGGCTAGCTTAAATTTCAATACAATCCATCTGCACCTTACAAATCATTTTTATAAGGGGGAACATG
This window of the Nymphaea colorata isolate Beijing-Zhang1983 chromosome 2, ASM883128v2, whole genome shotgun sequence genome carries:
- the LOC116248243 gene encoding DNA mismatch repair protein MLH3 isoform X3, encoding MGRIEQLPRSVYSSLQSGVYLFDLTRIVEELIYNSIDAGSTKVDVSLDLASCYVKVDDNGHGISRNDLLLLGERNATSKLYHLDDTNAGVETLGFRGETLSSLSDISLLEVSTKVCGMPNGYRKVIKDGKSVYLEIDDNRQEVGTTVICHEIYRKQPVRRKYLLTRSKKVLNLIKRCVLHVALVQPWVAFKVVDIGSENELLSIHPSRSPLPLVTAYFGSDVSSTLNMVDFSKGELKLLGYLSSPNLGFSTKDWASIRSFTEAALRHFWGQSTEHLLQGESSVHKDDTSLSKANLEENNGVMNTSEEASENPTAMAKRYKVYHHNEPESYLSPLNDFVSTSILSPSFHERVLMNPPGQKVITGTSSHTSKNMISGGYGAGDADHGLQIQNIWQNDIILSCESSNASLMMESPLEWADESIEKHHISRLKWTECSSHVDSDSDSMRRRRKASRHEQSDYEKVNGKFALQSNQNKRLKRAIPAASTCLEDMPNKSRTSSSHRKFEGQFDGSRTEMEWPSFSEVNDYAHLESCVGNLDFFGNKKLQGQNSSHLLSFNMTKDDQTTKSLRMFRDDFSYPRRERHSRKQTYSLESPDASSQHVNDLDGLYETIEVKHYHSSLCSDNVELNTKNYHLHDEYGHRSFMCRSFNETKHAIGTIGTHKLAENSFNEDWLPNSSSKSADLEFWSWFDVGPNIESFRGSALISGKNASSEKYYSVNKTRDRTLNHNGEDKGDRYSSAHAEHKQKEPMSQYYELEHMDNECTHYVSKLRTKRSCSAPPHYPGKRKFSVLTSPPAATAACCRRKCLEQKYFPPEVVKQVTLSTGHPYIRKCTDEQHYTNMNKRKLYLGNCSFTEAIEGTLPTKWRNGEPESEEDLVNDVMMIENKHSASSDCLDGVLNISSGLLYLSGSCLVPESISKDYLEAAKVLQQLDRKFIPITAGGVLAVVDQHAADERIRLEELHQNVLSGKGKSISYLEYGKELVLPEFGFQLLQNYTDQIRRWGWICDIHAENMCSFTRNLNILHQQAVKVTLIAVPCILGINLSDKDLLEFLDQLVDTDGSSSIPPAVLRILNYKACRGAIMFGDTLLPSECSLIVDELKRTSLCFQCAHGRPTTVPLVNLEALHEQLNRLNSSGSGATESWHGLRRYEPSLERAKARLAAARNCG
- the LOC116248243 gene encoding DNA mismatch repair protein MLH3 isoform X1 → MGRIEQLPRSVYSSLQSGVYLFDLTRIVEELIYNSIDAGSTKVDVSLDLASCYVKVDDNGHGISRNDLLLLGERNATSKLYHLDDTNAGVETLGFRGETLSSLSDISLLEVSTKVCGMPNGYRKVIKDGKSVYLEIDDNRQEVGTTVICHEIYRKQPVRRKYLLTRSKKVLNLIKRCVLHVALVQPWVAFKVVDIGSENELLSIHPSRSPLPLVTAYFGSDVSSTLNMVDFSKGELKLLGYLSSPNLGFSTKAFQFFYINTRFVSKGLIHHLLNNLTAYFQLNWKNKFRCGNRTKQPFPFQQTYPAYVLNLCCPISCYMISYESSKAVLKFKDWASIRSFTEAALRHFWGQSTEHLLQGESSVHKDDTSLSKANLEENNGVMNTSEEASENPTAMAKRYKVYHHNEPESYLSPLNDFVSTSILSPSFHERVLMNPPGQKVITGTSSHTSKNMISGGYGAGDADHGLQIQNIWQNDIILSCESSNASLMMESPLEWADESIEKHHISRLKWTECSSHVDSDSDSMRRRRKASRHEQSDYEKVNGKFALQSNQNKRLKRAIPAASTCLEDMPNKSRTSSSHRKFEGQFDGSRTEMEWPSFSEVNDYAHLESCVGNLDFFGNKKLQGQNSSHLLSFNMTKDDQTTKSLRMFRDDFSYPRRERHSRKQTYSLESPDASSQHVNDLDGLYETIEVKHYHSSLCSDNVELNTKNYHLHDEYGHRSFMCRSFNETKHAIGTIGTHKLAENSFNEDWLPNSSSKSADLEFWSWFDVGPNIESFRGSALISGKNASSEKYYSVNKTRDRTLNHNGEDKGDRYSSAHAEHKQKEPMSQYYELEHMDNECTHYVSKLRTKRSCSAPPHYPGKRKFSVLTSPPAATAACCRRKCLEQKYFPPEVVKQVTLSTGHPYIRKCTDEQHYTNMNKRKLYLGNCSFTEAIEGTLPTKWRNGEPESEEDLVNDVMMIENKHSASSDCLDGVLNISSGLLYLSGSCLVPESISKDYLEAAKVLQQLDRKFIPITAGGVLAVVDQHAADERIRLEELHQNVLSGKGKSISYLEYGKELVLPEFGFQLLQNYTDQIRRWGWICDIHAENMCSFTRNLNILHQQAVKVTLIAVPCILGINLSDKDLLEFLDQLVDTDGSSSIPPAVLRILNYKACRGAIMFGDTLLPSECSLIVDELKRTSLCFQCAHGRPTTVPLVNLEALHEQLNRLNSSGSGATESWHGLRRYEPSLERAKARLAAARNCG
- the LOC116248243 gene encoding DNA mismatch repair protein MLH3 isoform X4; this translates as MPNGYRKVIKDGKSVYLEIDDNRQEVGTTVICHEIYRKQPVRRKYLLTRSKKVLNLIKRCVLHVALVQPWVAFKVVDIGSENELLSIHPSRSPLPLVTAYFGSDVSSTLNMVDFSKGELKLLGYLSSPNLGFSTKAFQFFYINTRFVSKGLIHHLLNNLTAYFQLNWKNKFRCGNRTKQPFPFQQTYPAYVLNLCCPISCYMISYESSKAVLKFKDWASIRSFTEAALRHFWGQSTEHLLQGESSVHKDDTSLSKANLEENNGVMNTSEEASENPTAMAKRYKVYHHNEPESYLSPLNDFVSTSILSPSFHERVLMNPPGQKVITGTSSHTSKNMISGGYGAGDADHGLQIQNIWQNDIILSCESSNASLMMESPLEWADESIEKHHISRLKWTECSSHVDSDSDSMRRRRKASRHEQSDYEKVNGKFALQSNQNKRLKRAIPAASTCLEDMPNKSRTSSSHRKFEGQFDGSRTEMEWPSFSEVNDYAHLESCVGNLDFFGNKKLQGQNSSHLLSFNMTKDDQTTKSLRMFRDDFSYPRRERHSRKQTYSLESPDASSQHVNDLDGLYETIEVKHYHSSLCSDNVELNTKNYHLHDEYGHRSFMCRSFNETKHAIGTIGTHKLAENSFNEDWLPNSSSKSADLEFWSWFDVGPNIESFRGSALISGKNASSEKYYSVNKTRDRTLNHNGEDKGDRYSSAHAEHKQKEPMSQYYELEHMDNECTHYVSKLRTKRSCSAPPHYPGKRKFSVLTSPPAATAACCRRKCLEQKYFPPEVVKQVTLSTGHPYIRKCTDEQHYTNMNKRKLYLGNCSFTEAIEGTLPTKWRNGEPESEEDLVNDVMMIENKHSASSDCLDGVLNISSGLLYLSGSCLVPESISKDYLEAAKVLQQLDRKFIPITAGGVLAVVDQHAADERIRLEELHQNVLSGKGKSISYLEYGKELVLPEFGFQLLQNYTDQIRRWGWICDIHAENMCSFTRNLNILHQQAVKVTLIAVPCILGINLSDKDLLEFLDQLVDTDGSSSIPPAVLRILNYKACRGAIMFGDTLLPSECSLIVDELKRTSLCFQCAHGRPTTVPLVNLEALHEQLNRLNSSGSGATESWHGLRRYEPSLERAKARLAAARNCG
- the LOC116248243 gene encoding DNA mismatch repair protein MLH3 isoform X2, whose amino-acid sequence is MGRIEQLPRSVYSSLQSGVYLFDLTRIVEELIYNSIDAGSTKVDVSLDLASCYVKVDDNGHGISRNDLLLLGERNATSKLYHLDDTNAGVETLGFRGETLSSLSDISLLEDGKSVYLEIDDNRQEVGTTVICHEIYRKQPVRRKYLLTRSKKVLNLIKRCVLHVALVQPWVAFKVVDIGSENELLSIHPSRSPLPLVTAYFGSDVSSTLNMVDFSKGELKLLGYLSSPNLGFSTKAFQFFYINTRFVSKGLIHHLLNNLTAYFQLNWKNKFRCGNRTKQPFPFQQTYPAYVLNLCCPISCYMISYESSKAVLKFKDWASIRSFTEAALRHFWGQSTEHLLQGESSVHKDDTSLSKANLEENNGVMNTSEEASENPTAMAKRYKVYHHNEPESYLSPLNDFVSTSILSPSFHERVLMNPPGQKVITGTSSHTSKNMISGGYGAGDADHGLQIQNIWQNDIILSCESSNASLMMESPLEWADESIEKHHISRLKWTECSSHVDSDSDSMRRRRKASRHEQSDYEKVNGKFALQSNQNKRLKRAIPAASTCLEDMPNKSRTSSSHRKFEGQFDGSRTEMEWPSFSEVNDYAHLESCVGNLDFFGNKKLQGQNSSHLLSFNMTKDDQTTKSLRMFRDDFSYPRRERHSRKQTYSLESPDASSQHVNDLDGLYETIEVKHYHSSLCSDNVELNTKNYHLHDEYGHRSFMCRSFNETKHAIGTIGTHKLAENSFNEDWLPNSSSKSADLEFWSWFDVGPNIESFRGSALISGKNASSEKYYSVNKTRDRTLNHNGEDKGDRYSSAHAEHKQKEPMSQYYELEHMDNECTHYVSKLRTKRSCSAPPHYPGKRKFSVLTSPPAATAACCRRKCLEQKYFPPEVVKQVTLSTGHPYIRKCTDEQHYTNMNKRKLYLGNCSFTEAIEGTLPTKWRNGEPESEEDLVNDVMMIENKHSASSDCLDGVLNISSGLLYLSGSCLVPESISKDYLEAAKVLQQLDRKFIPITAGGVLAVVDQHAADERIRLEELHQNVLSGKGKSISYLEYGKELVLPEFGFQLLQNYTDQIRRWGWICDIHAENMCSFTRNLNILHQQAVKVTLIAVPCILGINLSDKDLLEFLDQLVDTDGSSSIPPAVLRILNYKACRGAIMFGDTLLPSECSLIVDELKRTSLCFQCAHGRPTTVPLVNLEALHEQLNRLNSSGSGATESWHGLRRYEPSLERAKARLAAARNCG